From the genome of Chania multitudinisentens RB-25, one region includes:
- a CDS encoding DMT family transporter, which translates to MFFGVLFALAAGLMWGLIFVGPVLVPDYPASLQSTGRYLAFGLIALPLAWLDRHRLRQLSSKDWLEALKLSAVGNLLYYLCLASAIQRTGAPVATMIIGTLPVVISVAANLFYGHHDGRLSWRKLTPALVLMACGLVLVNIAELASNSAPLDIWRYISGLLLALLAVACWTWFPLRNARWLRKNPDKRPMTWATAQGVVTLPLALAGYLLVCGQLALMQPQFALPFGPRPGVFIPLMITIGVLCSWIGALCWNEASQRLPTVLVGPLIVFEILAGLAYTFMLRHSWPPLLILGGIICLTVGVIYAMRIKPEPVVVTLALKE; encoded by the coding sequence ATGTTTTTTGGCGTGTTGTTTGCCTTAGCCGCTGGGTTGATGTGGGGGCTGATTTTCGTTGGCCCGGTGCTGGTGCCAGACTATCCGGCCTCACTGCAATCGACCGGGCGTTATCTGGCTTTTGGGCTGATTGCTTTGCCGTTGGCATGGCTTGATCGCCACCGTTTACGGCAACTCTCTTCTAAGGACTGGCTGGAAGCGTTGAAACTGAGCGCTGTAGGTAATTTGCTTTATTACCTGTGCCTAGCCAGCGCGATTCAGCGTACTGGTGCACCGGTTGCTACCATGATTATTGGTACGTTACCGGTGGTGATTTCGGTGGCTGCCAATCTGTTTTACGGCCATCACGACGGTAGGCTTTCGTGGCGCAAACTCACCCCAGCGTTGGTACTGATGGCCTGTGGCTTGGTGTTGGTAAACATAGCGGAATTGGCGAGCAATAGCGCCCCGTTGGATATCTGGCGCTATATCAGCGGGCTGTTGTTGGCGCTGCTGGCCGTGGCTTGCTGGACGTGGTTTCCGTTACGTAACGCCCGTTGGCTACGTAAAAACCCAGATAAACGGCCCATGACCTGGGCAACAGCGCAGGGGGTTGTGACGCTACCGTTGGCACTGGCGGGATATCTGTTGGTGTGTGGACAGCTGGCACTGATGCAGCCGCAGTTTGCATTGCCATTCGGCCCAAGGCCGGGAGTTTTTATCCCGTTAATGATAACTATTGGCGTACTGTGTTCCTGGATTGGTGCTTTGTGCTGGAATGAGGCGAGCCAACGTTTACCAACGGTGCTGGTTGGGCCGCTGATCGTGTTCGAAATTTTGGCCGGGCTGGCCTACACCTTCATGCTGCGCCACAGTTGGCCGCCACTGTTGATCTTGGGCGGTATTATTTGCCTGACTGTCGGTGTGATTTACGCCATGCGGATTAAACCAGAACCGGTGGTGGTAACACTGGCGTTAAAAGAATAA
- a CDS encoding DUF3772 domain-containing protein, whose product MIMKPLPILLFIFSILFGLPLVTHTSVAAPVAAVEDSQPDVATALKNYQKQLDTIKQQVSKANTDSQLSKLFDATQMLGADLGKLITELHPVQEKLQAQLDVLGPEPAPGSMAETAAVVKQRNALNSSKKQMDDAIKRSQAIKASTADLGQQINDLRRVAFKTQLALNTGSILSSDFWSPKTYMQTEELDQFSAFIQQLQQTWDNSWQESWRYGTLGLLMLAATIWSLGRYIVERFLAWLSIRYLPDGRLRRSFMALATAMITLFAAKLALNLIVITFSRAQPFTPQVQDFSNGFMQLGLFCALIAGLGRAYLSLSRPSWRLPQMDDAIASGMRYFPPLIAVLALAFGTVELINNVIGAGLGTTVLGNGLVSALMALLLLVIPVRAHYIRRQLELSGTHIEKRSTLNGVAHILILVSAVVILFSLLIGYVAFARFLAYQLIWIALVLMAFYFLVIFTTDLCAAIFSSQTTSGRALKKTLNFKDRHLEQLMIIFTAIAKCSLLLLMIVALINGSFGTTTPNSLIEKIITILSGEGLKRLNIVPSNLLNAVICLMIGIYILRVTKRWLSHELLPKTISDIGIRASLVTLFSNVGYVLIILITLAALGIQWNNLAWIVSALSVGIGFGLQEIVKNFISGLILLTERPVKVGDMIGIGGVEGDVRRINVRATEIQLSDRSTMIVPNSQLISQNVRNATMGNAQGVVTIALTFPTDIDPELVRNILLSAYRAYDSILETPAPYVRFSQLGPEGIILSVTGYVASPRMVGSTKSDLLFSILKSLREQRVNISSPKEVVFMKQRAKNLVDEEEEHSS is encoded by the coding sequence ATGATAATGAAGCCTTTACCGATACTCCTGTTCATCTTTTCTATATTGTTTGGCTTACCTCTGGTTACACACACCAGCGTAGCGGCTCCGGTGGCTGCGGTTGAAGACAGCCAGCCAGATGTCGCAACTGCATTAAAAAACTATCAAAAACAACTGGATACCATTAAACAGCAGGTATCTAAGGCCAACACGGATAGTCAGTTGAGCAAACTGTTTGATGCGACACAAATGTTGGGGGCAGATCTGGGGAAATTGATTACCGAGCTGCATCCAGTACAAGAAAAACTACAGGCACAATTGGATGTTCTTGGGCCAGAACCTGCGCCGGGTTCAATGGCGGAAACAGCGGCCGTGGTCAAACAACGTAATGCGCTCAATAGCAGTAAAAAGCAGATGGATGATGCGATAAAACGCTCGCAAGCCATCAAAGCCAGCACTGCCGATCTGGGGCAGCAAATCAATGATCTACGCCGTGTGGCATTCAAAACTCAGTTGGCGTTGAATACCGGCAGTATTTTAAGTTCCGACTTCTGGTCACCAAAGACTTACATGCAGACAGAAGAACTGGATCAGTTCAGTGCATTCATTCAGCAATTGCAGCAGACCTGGGATAACAGTTGGCAGGAAAGCTGGCGTTACGGTACTTTGGGGCTCCTGATGCTGGCCGCCACTATTTGGTCGTTAGGGCGCTATATTGTTGAACGTTTTCTTGCCTGGTTGAGTATTCGTTATCTGCCCGATGGGCGGCTGCGCCGTAGTTTTATGGCACTGGCCACGGCCATGATTACGCTATTTGCGGCCAAATTGGCACTCAATCTGATCGTAATCACTTTTTCCCGTGCTCAACCGTTTACCCCGCAGGTGCAGGATTTTTCAAATGGATTCATGCAACTGGGGCTTTTTTGTGCGCTGATTGCCGGGTTAGGGCGGGCATATCTCTCGCTCAGCCGCCCATCATGGCGCTTGCCGCAGATGGATGATGCCATTGCATCCGGTATGCGTTATTTCCCACCACTGATTGCTGTACTGGCGCTGGCTTTTGGGACTGTTGAACTGATCAATAACGTGATAGGTGCTGGCTTGGGCACCACCGTATTAGGTAATGGGTTGGTTTCGGCATTAATGGCACTGCTGCTGCTGGTGATACCCGTGCGGGCGCACTATATCCGCCGCCAGTTAGAATTGAGCGGTACGCATATTGAGAAACGTTCCACGCTTAATGGTGTGGCACATATCCTGATCCTGGTGTCTGCTGTGGTGATCCTGTTTTCACTGCTGATTGGCTATGTCGCTTTCGCTCGTTTCCTGGCTTATCAGCTGATCTGGATCGCGTTGGTATTGATGGCGTTTTATTTCCTGGTGATATTCACCACCGATCTCTGCGCGGCTATTTTTTCATCGCAAACAACCAGCGGCCGGGCGTTGAAGAAAACTCTCAACTTTAAAGATCGTCATCTGGAACAATTGATGATTATCTTTACGGCCATCGCCAAATGTTCACTGCTGTTACTGATGATTGTTGCGCTGATCAACGGCTCATTCGGCACCACCACCCCTAATTCACTGATTGAAAAAATCATCACAATTTTGAGTGGTGAGGGGCTAAAACGGCTGAATATTGTGCCGAGCAATCTGCTTAATGCCGTGATTTGCCTGATGATTGGCATTTATATTCTGCGAGTGACAAAGCGTTGGCTAAGCCATGAATTATTGCCAAAGACGATCAGCGATATTGGGATACGTGCATCCCTGGTCACATTATTCAGTAATGTCGGTTATGTACTAATCATTCTAATCACGTTAGCTGCCTTGGGCATCCAGTGGAACAATCTGGCATGGATTGTCAGTGCGTTATCGGTCGGTATTGGTTTTGGTCTGCAAGAAATTGTGAAAAACTTTATTTCTGGGCTGATTCTGCTCACGGAGCGCCCGGTAAAAGTGGGGGATATGATCGGTATTGGCGGTGTGGAGGGAGATGTTCGCCGCATTAATGTACGTGCTACAGAAATCCAGCTTAGCGATCGTTCAACCATGATCGTACCTAATTCACAGCTCATTTCGCAGAACGTGCGCAATGCTACGATGGGCAATGCGCAGGGCGTTGTGACGATTGCGCTAACATTCCCTACGGATATTGATCCTGAGTTGGTGCGTAATATTCTGCTGAGTGCCTACCGAGCATATGATTCTATTCTTGAAACACCAGCCCCTTATGTGCGATTTAGCCAACTCGGCCCAGAGGGCATTATCCTTAGCGTGACAGGTTATGTTGCCAGCCCGCGTATGGTCGGTTCCACGAAAAGCGATCTGTTGTTCAGTATTCTCAAATCGCTGCGCGAACAGCGGGTGAATATCTCTAGCCCAAAAGAAGTGGTGTTTATGAAGCAACGGGCAAAAAATCTTGTTGATGAAGAGGAAGAACACTCGTCCTGA
- a CDS encoding ABC transporter permease, with product MSNISINTVQAIPGGSAMRCYQQRPGLWMVVAAVLLSLLALLPLGFVIGVAINTGWQTVKTLVFRPRVGELLLNTLLLVTFTLPICTLLGVALAWLTERTRLPGRRIWAILATAPLAVPAFVQSYAWISLVPSMHGLAAGVFISVLAYFPFIYLPVSAVLRRLDPGIEDVAISLGTRPLAVFFRVILPQLKLAIWGGSLLIALHLLAEYGLYAMIRFDTFTTAIFDQFQSTFNGPAANMLAGVLVLCCLGLLVLEAVTRGRARYARVGSGSARSQNPYPLSPLTAVFYQFLPLAVTALALGVPFITLVRWLYLGGLPVWENSDLWPALWQTLTLAASGALMITLCAIPMAWLSVRYPARLYRVLESCNYVTSSLPGIVVALALVTITIHTFRPIYQTEITLLLAYLLMFMPRALINLRAGIAQAPVELENVARSLGRSPLQALWSTTLRLAAPAAAAGAALVFLAITNELTATLLLAPNGTRTLATGFWALTSEIDYVAAAPYALIMVLLSLPLTWLLYSQSKRTAGL from the coding sequence ATGTCGAACATTTCTATCAATACTGTACAGGCCATACCGGGCGGTTCCGCAATGCGATGCTATCAGCAACGGCCAGGGCTGTGGATGGTGGTTGCCGCCGTATTACTTTCATTATTAGCTCTGTTGCCGTTAGGATTTGTCATTGGCGTTGCTATCAATACTGGTTGGCAAACGGTTAAAACCCTGGTTTTTCGCCCCCGAGTCGGGGAACTGCTGCTTAACACCCTGTTACTGGTTACTTTCACCCTGCCGATTTGTACGCTGTTGGGGGTAGCGCTAGCCTGGTTGACGGAGCGCACCCGCTTACCAGGGCGGCGCATCTGGGCGATTCTGGCTACGGCACCGCTGGCCGTACCTGCTTTTGTGCAAAGCTATGCCTGGATTAGCCTGGTGCCTTCTATGCATGGGCTTGCCGCTGGTGTGTTTATCTCGGTGCTGGCCTATTTCCCGTTTATCTATTTGCCGGTTTCAGCCGTGTTGCGCCGTCTTGATCCTGGGATTGAAGACGTTGCCATTTCACTGGGTACTCGGCCATTGGCGGTTTTCTTTCGGGTTATCCTGCCGCAGCTTAAACTGGCTATCTGGGGCGGCTCTTTGCTAATTGCATTGCACCTGTTGGCAGAATATGGGCTATACGCCATGATCCGTTTCGATACTTTTACCACCGCCATTTTCGATCAGTTCCAGTCCACGTTTAACGGCCCGGCTGCCAATATGCTGGCTGGGGTTTTGGTCTTGTGCTGCCTGGGGCTGTTGGTGTTGGAAGCAGTGACCCGTGGCCGAGCCCGCTATGCCCGCGTCGGTTCTGGCAGCGCACGCAGCCAGAACCCCTATCCGCTCAGCCCCCTCACCGCGGTGTTTTATCAATTCCTGCCTTTGGCGGTGACGGCTTTGGCTCTAGGCGTTCCTTTTATCACGCTGGTGCGCTGGTTATATCTGGGCGGTTTGCCTGTCTGGGAGAATAGCGATCTGTGGCCCGCTCTTTGGCAAACGCTGACGTTGGCTGCGAGCGGTGCCTTGATGATTACCCTGTGCGCCATACCAATGGCTTGGCTTTCGGTACGCTATCCAGCTCGCTTATATCGGGTATTGGAAAGTTGTAACTATGTGACCAGTTCATTACCCGGTATCGTAGTCGCCTTGGCGTTGGTGACCATCACTATCCATACCTTTCGGCCAATCTACCAGACCGAAATCACCCTGCTACTGGCTTATCTGCTGATGTTTATGCCCAGAGCCTTGATCAACCTGCGTGCCGGTATTGCACAGGCTCCGGTCGAACTGGAGAATGTGGCACGCAGCCTTGGGCGCTCACCGTTACAGGCACTGTGGAGCACCACGTTACGTTTGGCAGCCCCTGCTGCCGCAGCCGGAGCTGCCTTGGTGTTCCTGGCGATTACTAACGAACTTACGGCCACGCTGCTGCTTGCGCCGAATGGAACTCGGACTCTGGCCACCGGTTTTTGGGCGCTAACCAGTGAAATTGACTATGTTGCTGCCGCGCCTTATGCCTTAATTATGGTCTTATTGTCATTACCGCTGACTTGGCTTCTTTATTCTCAATCTAAACGCACGGCAGGACTATGA
- a CDS encoding ABC transporter ATP-binding protein, producing MSTLELHNISKAYNGVDVLGGVALRVDEGSRTAIVGPSGSGKTTLLRIIAGFEVPDRGQVVLQGKPLAGDGVWVPAHQRGIGFVPQDGALFPHFSVAGNIGFGLKGSKREKQHHIDKLMDMVALDRRLAKLWPHELSGGQQQRVALARALSQQPQLMLLDEPFSALDTGLRAATRKAVAELLAEARVASILVTHDQAEALSFADQVAVMRNGHLAQVGQPQELYLRPVDEPTAAFLGETLVLSAYLDQGWADCILGRIAVDDSQRSGHARIMLRPEQIQIGLTPHLSLRQAVVTSIDFAGFVSTLSLRMADSNETVEIKTISREGVCAGSIVSLKILGQAHIFAD from the coding sequence ATGAGCACGCTTGAACTCCATAACATTAGTAAAGCCTATAACGGGGTTGACGTTCTCGGCGGGGTGGCCCTTCGCGTGGATGAAGGCAGCCGTACCGCGATTGTTGGCCCTTCCGGTTCAGGGAAAACCACACTGCTGCGCATCATTGCCGGTTTCGAGGTCCCCGATCGGGGTCAGGTCGTATTGCAAGGCAAACCACTGGCTGGCGATGGTGTGTGGGTACCTGCGCATCAACGTGGGATCGGGTTTGTGCCGCAAGATGGTGCCCTATTTCCCCATTTCAGCGTTGCTGGCAATATCGGTTTCGGTTTGAAAGGCAGCAAGCGGGAAAAACAGCATCATATTGATAAGCTGATGGATATGGTGGCCCTGGATCGGCGCTTGGCCAAATTATGGCCGCATGAGTTGTCCGGCGGGCAACAGCAACGAGTGGCCCTGGCAAGAGCTCTGTCGCAGCAACCCCAACTGATGCTGCTGGATGAACCTTTCTCTGCACTGGATACCGGCCTGCGGGCGGCAACCCGCAAAGCGGTAGCAGAGCTGCTGGCCGAAGCCAGGGTTGCCTCGATTCTGGTCACCCACGATCAGGCCGAAGCCCTGTCATTCGCCGATCAAGTCGCGGTGATGCGTAATGGGCATTTAGCCCAGGTTGGTCAGCCACAAGAACTTTATCTGAGGCCTGTTGACGAACCCACCGCGGCTTTTCTAGGGGAAACGCTGGTATTGTCGGCATATCTGGATCAAGGTTGGGCGGATTGCATCTTGGGCCGGATTGCCGTCGACGATAGCCAACGCAGCGGCCACGCACGTATCATGCTGCGCCCGGAACAAATCCAGATTGGCCTCACGCCACATCTTTCTCTGCGCCAAGCGGTGGTCACAAGCATTGATTTTGCCGGTTTTGTTTCCACACTCAGCCTGCGGATGGCAGACAGTAACGAAACCGTAGAGATTAAAACCATTAGCCGTGAAGGTGTCTGCGCCGGTTCAATCGTCAGCCTGAAGATTCTCGGCCAAGCGCATATTTTTGCCGATTAA
- a CDS encoding iron ABC transporter substrate-binding protein: MKLRFPSLAPLALLASSMVLPFSASAANHEQGIVVYNAQHENLVKSWVDGFTKDTGIKVTLRNGSDSELGNQIVQEGSASPADVFLTENSPAMVLVDNAKLFAPLHADTLAQVEPQYRPEHERWMGIAARSTVFVYNPAKISEAQLPKSLLDLAKPEWKGRWAASPSGADFQAIVSALLELKGEEATREWLKAMKSNFTAYKGNSTVMKAVNAGQIDGGVIYHYYPFVDGAKTGENSKNIKLHYFKHQDPGAFVSISGGGVLASSKHQQQAQEFMKWITGPQGQEILRTNNAFEYAVGVGAASNPKLVPLNQLEAPKVEAAKLNSKKVVELMTEAGLL, translated from the coding sequence ATGAAATTGCGTTTCCCCTCTCTTGCTCCCCTGGCCTTGTTGGCTTCTTCCATGGTGCTGCCCTTCTCAGCCAGTGCTGCCAACCATGAGCAAGGTATCGTGGTTTATAATGCTCAACACGAGAACCTGGTCAAATCCTGGGTTGATGGTTTTACCAAAGATACCGGTATTAAAGTAACCTTGCGTAATGGTAGTGATAGCGAGTTAGGTAATCAGATAGTGCAAGAAGGCAGCGCTTCCCCAGCGGATGTTTTCCTCACTGAAAACTCCCCAGCGATGGTGCTTGTGGACAATGCCAAACTGTTCGCACCGCTGCATGCTGACACGTTAGCCCAGGTCGAACCACAATATCGGCCGGAACATGAACGCTGGATGGGGATCGCTGCTCGTTCCACGGTATTCGTTTACAATCCAGCCAAGATCAGTGAAGCACAGTTACCGAAATCTCTGCTGGATCTGGCCAAACCAGAATGGAAAGGCCGCTGGGCCGCCTCACCTTCAGGGGCTGATTTCCAGGCTATCGTCAGTGCGTTATTGGAACTGAAAGGTGAAGAAGCGACACGTGAATGGCTGAAAGCGATGAAAAGCAATTTTACCGCTTATAAAGGCAATAGTACCGTAATGAAAGCTGTCAATGCGGGTCAGATCGACGGTGGCGTAATTTATCATTATTACCCGTTTGTTGATGGTGCAAAAACGGGTGAAAACAGTAAAAACATCAAGTTACATTATTTCAAACACCAAGATCCGGGCGCCTTCGTCAGTATCTCAGGCGGCGGTGTTCTTGCTTCAAGCAAGCACCAGCAGCAAGCCCAAGAGTTTATGAAATGGATCACCGGCCCACAAGGCCAGGAGATCCTGCGTACTAACAACGCCTTTGAGTACGCCGTTGGCGTGGGTGCCGCTTCTAATCCGAAATTGGTGCCGCTGAACCAACTTGAGGCGCCAAAAGTAGAAGCGGCCAAACTGAACAGTAAAAAAGTCGTTGAACTGATGACCGAAGCCGGTCTGTTGTAA